A portion of the Drosophila innubila isolate TH190305 chromosome 3L unlocalized genomic scaffold, UK_Dinn_1.0 0_D_3L, whole genome shotgun sequence genome contains these proteins:
- the LOC117788159 gene encoding dynein intermediate chain 2, axonemal isoform X1 encodes MEYIFKKERRTFGARVHFEDKDDVVFSENSNPELVKNYILKNPVEQFTQYAGQTSLSVANTERATYKSTGITHNEGGWPKDINMHDPEQTVRYKRKIEKDENYITQVMNLTKPMEHYIHQNNAVNIYENYFENMDPAPLPEPCKSRTVNVYRDPNPIKVPVKHLSWSPDGGIKMAVSHCDMKFQGDKTGQRCNSYIWEVENPNEPFLTLEPKVPCVCLEYNQKDPTSLVSGMYNGQVAAWDTRHGKHPVMISEREVCHRDPVNSVLWNNSKSGTEFFSGGSDGQVLWWDTRKLSEPLDRLLMDPVKSDEQDLSRSYGISVLEYETTIPTRFMAGTEMGMLFSCNRKGKTPTEKIQIRMMCHLGPVYAITRNPAFVKNFLTVGDWCARIWSEDCRESSIIWTKSSSSMLTDGAWSYTKVSQFFITRIDGVLDTWDLLQQQNEPVLTVKVCDEPLYCVRTNENGKFVSCGSKLGATFLIEVSDNMIMSSKNDKPLLTAMFERENRREKILEAKSRESKLKIKANHGQEQADMTMLNGKVNMAPFASACEQAASEYFAAVEQERLRRLPGGKQDVEEVDVSEAESSKL; translated from the exons ATggagtatatatttaaaaaagagcGTCGCACGTTTGGAGCACGTGTGCATTTCGAAGATAAGGATGACGTGGTTTTTAGCGAGAACTCCAATCCGGAGCTGGTCAAGAACTACATACTGAAGAATCCAGTGGAACAATTTACACAATATGCGGGTCAGACTTCGCTGAGTGTGGCAAACACGGAACGTGCTACATACAAGAGCACAGGGATAACCCATAATGAAGGCGGCTGGCCAAAGGATATCAATATGCACGATCCGGAGCAGACGGTGCGCTATAAGCGTAAAATTGAAAAGGACGAGAATTACATAACGCAAGTGATGAATCTAACAAAGCCCATGGAACACTATATTCATCAGAATAATGCTGTCAACATTTATGAGAATTACTTTGAGAATATGGATCCGGCGCCATTACCGGAACCGTGCAAATCGCGTACTGTGAACGTCTATCGTGATCCGAATCCTATAAAGGTGCCTGTAAAACATCTATCCTGGTCACCAGATGGTGGCATCAAAATGGCCGTTAGCCACTGTGATATGAAGTTCCAGGGCGACAAAACCGGACAACGCTGCAATTCGTATATTTGGGAAGTGGAGAATCCCAACGAACCGTTCCTTACGCTGGAGCCAAAGGTGCCGTGCGTGTGCCTCGAGTATAATCAAAAAGATCCGACTAGCCTGGTCAGTGGCATGTACAATGGTCAAGTGGCTGCCTGGGATACGCGACACGGAAAGCATCCGGTGATGATTAGCGAACGTGAAGTCTGCCATCGGGATCCCGTTAATTCGGTGCTCTGGAATAACTCAAAGAGCGGCACCGAATTCTTCTCCGGTGGCTCCGATGGTCAGGTGCTCTGGTGGGATACGCGCAAGCTCAGCGAACCCCTCGATCGGCTGCTTATGGATCCCGTCAAGAGTGATGAACAGGATCTATCGCGCTCCTACGGCATTTCGGTCTTGGAATATGAGACTACCATTCCAACGAGGTTCATGGCTGGCACTGAGATGGGCATGCTCTTCTCCTGCAACCGCAAAGGCAAAACGCCCACGGAGAAGATACAAATCCGG ATGATGTGCCACTTGGGTCCCGTTTATGCCATCACACGGAATCCGGCCTTTGTGAAGAACTTTCTAACCGTGGGCGATTGGTGTGCCCGCATCTGGTCGGAGGATTGTCGAGAGAGTTCCATTATTTGGACTAAGAGCAGCTCCTCCATGCTGACAGACGGCGCTTGGAGCTATACCAA ggTTTCCCAGTTCTTTATCACTCGCATAGACGGCGTGCTGGACACGTGGGatctgctgcagcagcaaaatGAGCCGGTATTGACCGTGAAGGTCTGTGATGAGCCCCTCTACTGCGTCCGCACTAACGAGAATGGAAAATTCGTTAGCTGTGGCAGCAAACTGGGCGCCACATTCCTTATTGAGGTTTCCGACAACATGATCATGTCATCTAAGAATGATAAGCCGCTCCTGACTGCG ATGTTTGAGCGAGAGAATCGACGTGAGAAAATCTTGGAGGCAAAGTCTAGGGAGAGCAAGCTGAAGATTAAAGCCAATCATGGCCAGGAACAAGCTGACATGACCATGTTGAATGGCAAGGTTAACATGGCACCATTTGCCAGTGCCTGCGAACAGGCTGCCTCGGAATATTTTGCCGCCGTGGAACAGGAACGTCTACGAAGGCTGCCCGGAGGCAAGC AGGATGTGGAGGAGGTTGATGTGTCGGAAGCGGAAAGCTCAAAATTATag
- the LOC117788880 gene encoding 2-(3-amino-3-carboxypropyl)histidine synthase subunit 1, with product MLDIVQPSEQLDSTSNNNNSSDVVVIRARPKKVFKPKARINRIPQELLDDPQLQRAIERLPANYNFELHKTIWRIRETKAKRVALQLPEGLLMYAMVISDIIERFTSADTVIMGDVTYGACCVDDYTAQALGAELLVHYGHSCLIPVDQTCGIKVLYIFVDIKIDPLHFLDSVKLNFKPDVGQIALVSTIQFVTTLQAASTELKAAGYDVLVPQAKPLSPGEILGCTSPQLPETTQMIIYLGDGRFHIESAMIANPLLKAYKYDPYEKKFTVEHYDHGAMQGLRHSAVQRAKQARRIGIILGTLGRQGSSRVQRFLEKRLHAKGIESTTILLSEIFPQKLSLFTDIDAFVQIACPRLSIDWGSAFEKPLLNPYELSVVLGDIEWTPDNASPRNNAYPMDFYASGSLGPWTPNFKPPAPGECENRPSADCCGRCNRAELEKDDTGKAAALADLLDFKKG from the exons ATGTTGGACATTGTCCAACCCAGCGAACAGCTAGACAGCACctccaataacaacaacagtagcgaTGTTGTGGTCATCCGTGCCAGGCCAAAGAAGGTGTTCAAGCCCAAGGCTCGTATCAATCGCATTCCCCAGGAGCTGCTAGATGATCCTCAGCTGCAACGCGCCATTGAACGGCTGCCagcaaactacaactttgagCTGCACAAAACAATTTGGCGCATTCGGGAGACGAAGGCGAAGCGTGTGGCGCTGCAGCTGCCGGAGGGATTGCTTATGTATGCGATGGTCATAAGCGATATCATTGAGCGCTTCACCAGCGCCGATACCGTTATCATGGGCGATGTCACATACGGCGCCTGCTGCGTGGATGATTACACGGCACAGGCGTTGGGTGCCGAGCTGTTGGTGCACTATGGTCACAGCTGCCTCATACCAGTCGACCAGACATGCGGCATTAAGGTTCTCTACATTTTTGtggatattaaaattgatcCACTGCATTTCCTGGATTCGGTGAAGCTGAACTTCAAGCCCGATGTGGGTCAAATAGCACTGGTCAGCACAATACAATTTGTTACGACCCTGCAGGCAGCTTCCACAGAGTTGAAGGCAGCCGGCTACGATGTGCTTGTGCCGCAGGCGAAACCTCTCAGTCCGGGTGAAATTTTGGGCTGCACTTCGCCACAGCTGCCGGAGACGACGCAAATGATCATCTACCTGGGTGACGGACGTTTTCATATTGAATCCGCCATGATTGCCAATCCGCTGCTAAAG GCTTACAAATACGATCCGTATGAGAAGAAATTTACCGTGGAGCATTACGATCATGGCGCCATGCAGGGCCTGAGGCATTCTGCCGTGCAACGGGCCAAGCAGGCACGCCGCATTGGCATCATATTGGGCACACTGGGCAGGCAAGGTAGCTCCCGAGTGCAGCGGTTTTTGGAGAAGCGTCTGCACGCCAAGGGCATAGAGTCAACCACCATACTGCTATCCGAGATCTTTCCACAAAAGCTGTCGCTGTTTACGGATATTGATGCCTTCGTGCAGATCGCCTGTCCACGTCTATCCATTGACTGGGGATCGGCCTTTGAGAAGCCGCTGCTGAATCCCTACGAGCTCTCCGTGGTGTTGGGCGACATCGAATGGACACCGGACAATGCCTCGCCGCGCAACAATGCATATCCCATGGACTTCTATGCCAGCGGCAGTCTTGGACCCTGGACGCCAAATTTTAAGCCGCCAGCACCAGGAGAGTGCGAGAATCGCCCCTCTGCCGACTGCTGCGGTCGCTGCAACCGTGCTGAGCTCGAGAAGGACGATACCGGCAAGGCGGCGGCACTGGCAGATCTGCTCGATTTCAAAAAGGGATAA
- the LOC117788159 gene encoding dynein intermediate chain 2, axonemal isoform X2 — MEYIFKKERRTFGARVHFEDKDDVVFSENSNPELVKNYILKNPVEQFTQYAGQTSLSVANTERATYKSTGITHNEGGWPKDINMHDPEQTVRYKRKIEKDENYITQVMNLTKPMEHYIHQNNAVNIYENYFENMDPAPLPEPCKSRTVNVYRDPNPIKVPVKHLSWSPDGGIKMAVSHCDMKFQGDKTGQRCNSYIWEVENPNEPFLTLEPKVPCVCLEYNQKDPTSLVSGMYNGQVAAWDTRHGKHPVMISEREVCHRDPVNSVLWNNSKSGTEFFSGGSDGQVLWWDTRKLSEPLDRLLMDPVKSDEQDLSRSYGISVLEYETTIPTRFMAGTEMGMLFSCNRKGKTPTEKIQIRMMCHLGPVYAITRNPAFVKNFLTVGDWCARIWSEDCRESSIIWTKSSSSMLTDGAWSYTKVSQFFITRIDGVLDTWDLLQQQNEPVLTVKVCDEPLYCVRTNENGKFVSCGSKLGATFLIEVSDNMIMSSKNDKPLLTAMFERENRREKILEAKSRESKLKIKANHGQEQADMTMLNGKVNMAPFASACEQAASEYFAAVEQERLRRLPGGKRRGCGGG; from the exons ATggagtatatatttaaaaaagagcGTCGCACGTTTGGAGCACGTGTGCATTTCGAAGATAAGGATGACGTGGTTTTTAGCGAGAACTCCAATCCGGAGCTGGTCAAGAACTACATACTGAAGAATCCAGTGGAACAATTTACACAATATGCGGGTCAGACTTCGCTGAGTGTGGCAAACACGGAACGTGCTACATACAAGAGCACAGGGATAACCCATAATGAAGGCGGCTGGCCAAAGGATATCAATATGCACGATCCGGAGCAGACGGTGCGCTATAAGCGTAAAATTGAAAAGGACGAGAATTACATAACGCAAGTGATGAATCTAACAAAGCCCATGGAACACTATATTCATCAGAATAATGCTGTCAACATTTATGAGAATTACTTTGAGAATATGGATCCGGCGCCATTACCGGAACCGTGCAAATCGCGTACTGTGAACGTCTATCGTGATCCGAATCCTATAAAGGTGCCTGTAAAACATCTATCCTGGTCACCAGATGGTGGCATCAAAATGGCCGTTAGCCACTGTGATATGAAGTTCCAGGGCGACAAAACCGGACAACGCTGCAATTCGTATATTTGGGAAGTGGAGAATCCCAACGAACCGTTCCTTACGCTGGAGCCAAAGGTGCCGTGCGTGTGCCTCGAGTATAATCAAAAAGATCCGACTAGCCTGGTCAGTGGCATGTACAATGGTCAAGTGGCTGCCTGGGATACGCGACACGGAAAGCATCCGGTGATGATTAGCGAACGTGAAGTCTGCCATCGGGATCCCGTTAATTCGGTGCTCTGGAATAACTCAAAGAGCGGCACCGAATTCTTCTCCGGTGGCTCCGATGGTCAGGTGCTCTGGTGGGATACGCGCAAGCTCAGCGAACCCCTCGATCGGCTGCTTATGGATCCCGTCAAGAGTGATGAACAGGATCTATCGCGCTCCTACGGCATTTCGGTCTTGGAATATGAGACTACCATTCCAACGAGGTTCATGGCTGGCACTGAGATGGGCATGCTCTTCTCCTGCAACCGCAAAGGCAAAACGCCCACGGAGAAGATACAAATCCGG ATGATGTGCCACTTGGGTCCCGTTTATGCCATCACACGGAATCCGGCCTTTGTGAAGAACTTTCTAACCGTGGGCGATTGGTGTGCCCGCATCTGGTCGGAGGATTGTCGAGAGAGTTCCATTATTTGGACTAAGAGCAGCTCCTCCATGCTGACAGACGGCGCTTGGAGCTATACCAA ggTTTCCCAGTTCTTTATCACTCGCATAGACGGCGTGCTGGACACGTGGGatctgctgcagcagcaaaatGAGCCGGTATTGACCGTGAAGGTCTGTGATGAGCCCCTCTACTGCGTCCGCACTAACGAGAATGGAAAATTCGTTAGCTGTGGCAGCAAACTGGGCGCCACATTCCTTATTGAGGTTTCCGACAACATGATCATGTCATCTAAGAATGATAAGCCGCTCCTGACTGCG ATGTTTGAGCGAGAGAATCGACGTGAGAAAATCTTGGAGGCAAAGTCTAGGGAGAGCAAGCTGAAGATTAAAGCCAATCATGGCCAGGAACAAGCTGACATGACCATGTTGAATGGCAAGGTTAACATGGCACCATTTGCCAGTGCCTGCGAACAGGCTGCCTCGGAATATTTTGCCGCCGTGGAACAGGAACGTCTACGAAGGCTGCCCGGAGGCAAGCGTAG AGGATGTGGAGGAGGTTGA